The following coding sequences lie in one Pseudomonas syringae CC1557 genomic window:
- the rpsS gene encoding 30S ribosomal protein S19: protein MPRSLKKGPFIDLHLLKKIEVAAEKNDRKPVKTWSRRSMILPQMVGLTIAVHNGRQHVPVLVNEDMVGHKLGEFAGTRTYRGHVADKKAKR, encoded by the coding sequence GTGCCACGTTCTCTGAAAAAAGGTCCTTTTATTGATCTTCACCTACTGAAGAAGATCGAAGTGGCGGCGGAAAAGAACGATCGCAAACCGGTGAAAACCTGGTCGCGTCGTTCGATGATCCTGCCACAAATGGTCGGTCTGACCATTGCAGTGCATAACGGTCGTCAACATGTTCCAGTTCTCGTGAACGAAGACATGGTCGGCCATAAACTAGGCGAGTTTGCCGGTACCCGCACATATCGTGGGCACGTGGCAGACAAGAAAGCCAAGCGTTAA
- the fusA gene encoding elongation factor G, giving the protein MARTTPIGRYRNIGIVAHVDAGKTTTTERVLFYTGKSHKMGEVHDGAATTDWMVQEQERGITITSAAITAFWQGSEKQHKDQYRFNVIDTPGHVDFTIEVERSLRVLDGAVVVFCGTSGVEPQSETVWRQANKYGVPRIVYVNKMDRAGANFLRVIAQIKQRLGHTPVPIQLAIGAEDNFQGQIDLMSMEAVYWNDADKGMVPVRKPIPAELQELADEWRGNMVEAAAEANEELMNKYLEGEELTNEEIKAALRQRTIAGEIVLAVCGSSFKNKGVPLVLDAVIDYLPAPIDIPAIKGSDPDNEEIQMERHADDNEPFSALAFKIATDPFVGTLTFVRVYSGVLASGDGVINSVKGKKERVGRMVQMHANAREEIKEVRAGDIAALIGMKDVTTGETLCNADKPIILVRMDFPEPVISVAVEPKTKDDQEKMGIALGKLAQEDPSFRVKTDEETGQTIISGMGELHLDILVDRMRREFNVEANIGKPQVSYRERITKNCEIEGKFVRQSGGRGQFGHCWIRFAPADEGQEGLQFVNEVVGGVVPKEYIPAIQKGIEEQMKNGVVAGYPLIGLKATVFDGSYHDVDSNEMAFKVAASMATKQLAQKGGGELLEPIMAVEVVTPEDYMGDVMGDLNRRRGMILGMEDTVSGKVIRAEVPLGEMFGYATDVRSMSQGRASYSMEFKKYNTAPSHIVETVTKKQG; this is encoded by the coding sequence ATGGCTCGTACTACTCCGATTGGCCGCTACCGTAACATTGGTATCGTCGCTCACGTGGATGCTGGTAAAACCACCACCACCGAGCGCGTCCTTTTTTACACCGGCAAAAGCCACAAAATGGGCGAGGTGCATGATGGCGCCGCGACCACGGACTGGATGGTTCAGGAGCAGGAGCGTGGTATTACCATTACTTCTGCTGCTATTACTGCCTTCTGGCAGGGTTCCGAGAAGCAGCACAAAGACCAATACCGTTTCAACGTTATTGACACCCCGGGTCACGTAGACTTCACCATTGAAGTTGAGCGTTCCCTGCGTGTGCTCGACGGCGCGGTCGTTGTGTTCTGTGGTACTTCTGGCGTAGAGCCTCAGTCCGAAACCGTATGGCGTCAAGCCAACAAGTACGGTGTTCCACGTATCGTTTACGTGAACAAGATGGACCGTGCCGGCGCTAACTTTCTGCGCGTAATTGCTCAGATCAAGCAGCGTCTGGGTCACACTCCGGTGCCGATTCAGTTGGCTATCGGTGCTGAAGACAACTTCCAGGGTCAGATCGACCTGATGTCCATGGAAGCTGTCTACTGGAATGATGCCGACAAAGGTATGGTTCCAGTTCGCAAGCCTATCCCTGCTGAATTGCAGGAACTGGCTGACGAGTGGCGCGGCAACATGGTTGAGGCTGCGGCTGAAGCCAACGAAGAACTGATGAACAAATACCTTGAGGGTGAAGAACTCACCAACGAGGAAATCAAGGCTGCTCTGCGTCAGCGTACTATCGCTGGTGAGATCGTTCTTGCTGTTTGCGGTTCTTCCTTCAAGAACAAGGGTGTTCCCCTGGTTCTCGACGCCGTGATCGACTACCTGCCGGCTCCAATCGACATTCCTGCTATCAAGGGTTCCGACCCTGATAACGAGGAAATTCAAATGGAGCGTCATGCAGACGACAACGAGCCGTTCTCGGCTCTGGCGTTCAAGATCGCTACCGACCCATTCGTGGGTACCTTGACGTTCGTCCGTGTGTACTCGGGCGTGTTGGCATCCGGCGACGGCGTGATCAACTCGGTCAAGGGCAAGAAAGAGCGCGTGGGCCGTATGGTGCAAATGCACGCAAACGCTCGCGAAGAGATCAAGGAAGTACGCGCTGGTGACATCGCGGCCCTGATCGGCATGAAGGACGTCACCACTGGTGAAACCTTGTGCAACGCTGATAAGCCAATCATCCTGGTTCGCATGGACTTCCCGGAGCCGGTTATTTCGGTTGCCGTTGAGCCAAAGACCAAGGATGACCAGGAAAAAATGGGTATCGCACTGGGCAAGCTTGCTCAGGAAGACCCTTCTTTCCGCGTCAAGACTGATGAAGAGACTGGTCAAACGATCATCTCTGGCATGGGCGAGCTTCACCTGGACATCCTGGTTGACCGGATGCGCCGTGAGTTCAACGTCGAAGCCAACATCGGCAAGCCTCAGGTTTCCTATCGTGAGCGCATCACGAAGAATTGTGAAATCGAAGGCAAGTTCGTTCGTCAATCCGGCGGTCGTGGCCAGTTTGGTCATTGCTGGATCCGTTTTGCACCTGCTGACGAAGGTCAGGAAGGTCTGCAATTCGTAAACGAAGTGGTAGGTGGTGTTGTTCCCAAGGAATACATCCCGGCTATCCAGAAGGGTATCGAAGAGCAGATGAAGAACGGCGTTGTTGCCGGTTATCCGCTGATCGGCCTGAAGGCTACCGTGTTTGATGGTTCCTACCATGACGTCGACTCGAACGAGATGGCGTTTAAGGTGGCTGCTTCCATGGCGACCAAGCAACTGGCCCAGAAGGGCGGTGGTGAGTTGCTCGAGCCGATCATGGCGGTAGAGGTTGTTACGCCTGAAGACTATATGGGTGACGTGATGGGCGACCTTAACCGTCGTCGCGGCATGATTCTGGGTATGGAAGATACGGTTTCCGGCAAGGTAATTCGTGCCGAGGTTCCGTTGGGTGAGATGTTCGGTTATGCGACCGACGTCCGCTCCATGTCTCAGGGTCGCGCAAGCTACTCTATGGAATTCAAAAAATACAATACAGCTCCGTCGCACATCGTCGAAACTGTAACCAAAAAACAAGGCTGA
- the rpsG gene encoding 30S ribosomal protein S7, with translation MPRRRVAAKRDVLDDPKYGSQILAKFMNHVMESGKKAVAERIVYGALEKVKERKNSDPLEIFEKALDAIAPLVEVKSRRVGGATYQVPVEVRPSRRNALAMRWLVDFARKRGEKSMALRLAGELMDAAEGKGAAVKKREDVHRMAEANKAFSHYRF, from the coding sequence ATGCCAAGAAGACGCGTAGCAGCCAAGCGCGATGTGCTTGACGATCCAAAATACGGCAGCCAGATTCTGGCCAAGTTCATGAACCACGTGATGGAAAGCGGCAAGAAAGCCGTTGCCGAGCGTATCGTTTATGGCGCGCTGGAAAAGGTTAAAGAACGCAAGAACAGCGATCCCCTGGAAATCTTCGAGAAAGCTCTCGACGCCATCGCTCCGCTGGTCGAAGTAAAGTCGCGCCGTGTAGGCGGTGCTACTTACCAGGTTCCTGTTGAAGTTCGTCCGTCCCGTCGTAATGCTCTGGCAATGCGCTGGCTGGTAGACTTCGCGCGCAAGCGCGGTGAGAAGTCTATGGCTCTGCGTTTGGCTGGCGAACTGATGGACGCCGCCGAAGGTAAAGGTGCTGCAGTCAAGAAGCGTGAAGACGTGCACCGTATGGCTGAAGCCAACAAGGCTTTCTCGCACTACCGCTTCTAA
- the rpmC gene encoding 50S ribosomal protein L29, with amino-acid sequence MKANELREKSAQQLNEQLLGLLRDQFNLRMQKATGQLGQSHLLSQVKRDIARVKTVLNQQAGK; translated from the coding sequence ATGAAAGCGAATGAACTTCGTGAAAAATCAGCACAGCAGCTGAACGAGCAACTGCTCGGCCTGCTGCGCGACCAGTTCAATCTGCGTATGCAGAAAGCAACTGGCCAGTTGGGGCAGTCTCATCTGCTCTCGCAAGTTAAGCGTGACATCGCTCGCGTGAAAACTGTGCTCAACCAGCAGGCAGGTAAGTAA
- the rplP gene encoding 50S ribosomal protein L16, protein MLQPKRTKFRKQMTGHNRGLALRGSKVSFGEFALKSVARGRLTARQIESARRALTRHVKRGGKIWIRVFPDKPVTKKPLEVRMGKGKGNVEYWVAQIQPGKVLYEIEGVTEELAREAFALAAAKLPLATSFVKRTVM, encoded by the coding sequence ATGTTGCAACCAAAGCGTACGAAGTTCCGCAAGCAGATGACCGGCCACAACCGTGGTCTGGCACTGCGCGGTAGCAAAGTCAGCTTCGGCGAGTTCGCGCTGAAGTCTGTAGCTCGTGGTCGTCTCACCGCTCGTCAGATCGAGTCAGCGCGTCGTGCTCTGACCCGTCACGTTAAACGTGGCGGCAAGATCTGGATCCGTGTATTCCCGGACAAGCCTGTTACCAAGAAGCCACTCGAAGTTCGGATGGGTAAAGGTAAGGGTAACGTGGAGTACTGGGTTGCCCAGATTCAGCCAGGCAAAGTCCTGTATGAAATCGAGGGTGTTACTGAAGAGCTGGCGCGTGAGGCTTTCGCCCTGGCTGCTGCAAAGCTGCCGCTCGCCACCTCCTTTGTTAAGCGGACGGTGATGTGA
- the rpsJ gene encoding 30S ribosomal protein S10, producing MQNQQIRIRLKAFDHRLIDQSTQEIVETAKRTGAQVRGPIPLPTRKERFTVLVSPHVNKDARDQYEIRTHKRVLDIVQPTDKTVDALMKLDLAAGVEVQISLG from the coding sequence ATGCAAAACCAGCAAATCCGTATCAGGTTGAAGGCTTTTGACCATCGCCTGATCGACCAATCAACCCAGGAAATCGTGGAAACCGCGAAACGTACTGGTGCACAGGTGCGTGGTCCGATTCCACTGCCGACTCGTAAAGAGCGGTTCACCGTTCTGGTTTCTCCGCACGTCAACAAAGACGCGCGCGACCAGTATGAGATCCGTACTCACAAGCGTGTTCTGGACATCGTCCAGCCAACGGATAAAACCGTTGATGCGCTTATGAAGCTTGATCTTGCGGCCGGTGTGGAAGTTCAGATCAGCCTCGGCTAA
- the rpsC gene encoding 30S ribosomal protein S3 — MGQKVHPIGIRLGIVKEHTSVWYADGRTYADYLFADLKVREYLQDKLKSASVSRIDIHRPAQTARITIHTARPGIVIGKKGEDVEKLRQDLTKQMGVPVHINIEEIRKPELDGMLVAQSVAQQLERRVMFRRAMKRAVQNAMRIGAKGIKIQVSGRLGGAEIARTEWYREGRVPLHTLRADIDYANYEAHTTYGVIGVKVWIFKGEVIGGRQEELKPQAPAPRKKAAK, encoded by the coding sequence ATGGGTCAGAAAGTACATCCCATTGGCATTCGCCTGGGAATCGTCAAGGAGCACACCTCCGTCTGGTACGCAGACGGTCGGACTTATGCGGACTATTTGTTCGCTGATCTGAAAGTGCGTGAGTACCTCCAAGACAAATTAAAAAGCGCGTCCGTCAGCCGTATCGATATCCATCGTCCGGCTCAGACAGCACGTATCACCATCCACACTGCTCGTCCTGGTATCGTAATCGGGAAGAAAGGTGAAGATGTTGAGAAACTGCGTCAGGACCTGACCAAGCAAATGGGTGTGCCTGTGCACATCAATATCGAAGAGATCCGCAAGCCGGAGCTTGACGGTATGCTGGTTGCGCAGAGCGTAGCTCAGCAGCTGGAGCGTCGCGTAATGTTCCGTCGCGCTATGAAGCGCGCTGTTCAGAACGCCATGCGCATTGGTGCCAAAGGCATCAAAATCCAAGTGAGCGGTCGTCTCGGCGGTGCTGAAATCGCACGTACTGAATGGTATCGCGAAGGTCGTGTGCCACTGCACACCCTGCGTGCCGACATCGACTATGCCAACTACGAAGCTCACACCACTTACGGTGTGATCGGTGTAAAGGTTTGGATCTTCAAAGGCGAAGTAATTGGTGGTCGCCAAGAAGAACTGAAACCACAAGCACCAGCGCCTCGTAAAAAAGCTGCTAAGTAA
- the rplV gene encoding 50S ribosomal protein L22: MEVAAKLSGARISAQKARLVADQIRGKKVGEALNLLAFSSKKAAEILKKVLESAVANAEHNEGADVDDLKVSTVFVNEGRSLKRIMPRAKGRADRIVKRSCHITVKVADK, encoded by the coding sequence ATGGAAGTAGCCGCTAAGTTGTCGGGCGCTCGAATCTCCGCCCAGAAAGCCCGCTTGGTCGCCGACCAGATCCGCGGGAAGAAGGTGGGCGAAGCGCTCAACCTGTTGGCTTTCAGCAGTAAGAAAGCCGCCGAGATCCTGAAGAAAGTGCTGGAGTCGGCTGTAGCCAACGCCGAGCATAACGAAGGCGCAGACGTTGATGACCTCAAGGTCTCCACCGTTTTCGTCAACGAAGGGCGTTCGCTGAAGCGCATCATGCCACGTGCTAAAGGCCGTGCTGATCGCATCGTCAAGCGGTCTTGCCATATAACTGTCAAGGTTGCTGACAAGTAA
- the rplC gene encoding 50S ribosomal protein L3, with product MTIGVVGRKCGMTRIFTEEGVSIPVTVIEIEPNRVTQFKTEETDGYRAVQVTVGERRASRVTAAQAGHFAKANVAAGRTVMEFRLEEGDYQAGDQINAEIFAAGQLVDVTGQSKGKGFQGTIKRWNFRGQDNTHGNSVSHRVPGSIGQCQTPGRVFKGKKMSGHMGAERVTVQSLEVVRVDAERNLLLVKGAVPGATGGNLVVRPAAKARG from the coding sequence ATGACTATTGGTGTAGTCGGTCGTAAATGCGGTATGACCCGTATTTTCACCGAAGAAGGTGTCTCCATTCCGGTTACGGTCATTGAGATCGAGCCGAATCGCGTCACTCAGTTCAAAACCGAAGAAACCGATGGCTATCGTGCAGTGCAAGTCACTGTCGGCGAGCGTCGTGCTTCGCGTGTCACAGCCGCTCAGGCTGGCCACTTCGCTAAAGCGAACGTAGCCGCCGGTCGTACCGTCATGGAGTTCCGTCTTGAAGAAGGCGACTACCAGGCTGGCGATCAGATCAACGCTGAAATCTTCGCTGCTGGTCAACTGGTTGATGTAACCGGTCAGTCCAAGGGTAAAGGCTTCCAGGGTACGATCAAGCGTTGGAATTTCCGTGGTCAAGACAATACCCACGGTAACTCCGTCTCTCACCGCGTCCCGGGCTCTATCGGCCAGTGCCAGACTCCTGGTCGTGTATTCAAGGGCAAAAAAATGTCCGGTCATATGGGCGCTGAGCGCGTGACCGTGCAGTCCCTCGAAGTAGTGCGCGTGGACGCTGAACGCAATCTGTTGTTGGTCAAGGGTGCTGTTCCTGGCGCTACTGGCGGCAACCTGGTTGTACGTCCAGCAGCCAAGGCTCGCGGTTAA
- the rpsL gene encoding 30S ribosomal protein S12: MATINQLVRQPRKRIVEKSDVPALQNCPQRRGVCTRVYTTTPKKPNSALRKVCRVRLTNGFEVSSYIGGEGHNLQEHSVVLIRGGRVKDLPGVRYHTVRGSLDTSGVKGRNQGRSKYGTKKPK; this comes from the coding sequence ATGGCAACTATCAACCAGCTGGTACGTCAGCCGCGTAAGCGTATCGTCGAGAAATCCGACGTGCCTGCGCTGCAGAACTGCCCGCAACGTCGCGGTGTGTGCACTCGTGTGTATACCACCACGCCGAAAAAACCTAACTCGGCATTGCGTAAAGTCTGCCGTGTGCGCCTGACCAACGGTTTCGAGGTTTCCTCGTACATCGGTGGTGAAGGTCACAACCTGCAAGAACACAGCGTGGTACTGATCCGTGGCGGTCGTGTAAAAGACTTGCCAGGTGTTCGTTATCACACCGTTCGTGGTTCTCTGGATACTTCCGGCGTTAAAGGCCGTAACCAGGGTCGCTCGAAATACGGTACCAAGAAGCCTAAGTAG
- the tuf gene encoding elongation factor Tu — protein sequence MAKEKFDRSLPHVNVGTIGHVDHGKTTLTAALTRVCSEVFGSARVDFDKIDSAPEEKARGITINTAHVEYNSSVRHYAHVDCPGHADYVKNMITGAAQMDGAILVCSAADGPMPQTREHILLSRQVGVPYIVVFLNKADLVDDAELLELVEMEVRDLLSTYDFPGDDTPIIIGSARMALEGKDDNEMGTTAVKKLVETLDSYIPQPERAVDKPFLMPIEDVFSISGRGTVVTGRVERGIVKVQDPLEIVGLRDTTVTTCTGVEMFRKLLDEGRAGENCGVLLRGTKRDDVERGQVLVKPGTVKPHTQFEAEIYVLSKEEGGRHTPFFKGYRPQFYFRTTDVTGSCELPEGVEMVMPGDNVKVSVTLIKPIAMEDGLRFAIREGGRTVGAGVVAKIIA from the coding sequence GTGGCTAAAGAAAAATTTGATCGTTCCCTTCCGCACGTCAACGTTGGCACCATTGGTCACGTTGACCACGGTAAAACCACACTGACCGCTGCTCTGACTCGCGTCTGCTCCGAAGTTTTCGGCTCGGCTCGTGTTGACTTCGACAAGATCGACAGCGCACCGGAAGAGAAAGCTCGCGGTATTACCATCAACACTGCTCACGTTGAGTACAACTCGTCCGTGCGTCACTACGCACACGTTGACTGCCCAGGTCACGCCGACTACGTGAAGAACATGATCACCGGTGCTGCCCAGATGGACGGCGCTATCCTGGTTTGTTCGGCTGCTGATGGTCCGATGCCACAAACCCGTGAGCACATCCTGCTGTCCCGTCAGGTTGGCGTTCCGTACATCGTGGTCTTCCTGAACAAGGCTGACCTGGTAGACGACGCTGAGCTGCTGGAACTGGTTGAGATGGAAGTGCGCGATCTGCTGAGCACTTACGACTTCCCGGGCGACGACACTCCAATCATCATCGGCTCTGCCCGTATGGCGTTGGAAGGCAAAGACGACAACGAGATGGGCACCACTGCCGTCAAGAAGTTGGTTGAGACTCTGGACAGCTACATTCCTCAGCCAGAGCGTGCTGTTGACAAGCCGTTCCTGATGCCAATCGAAGACGTGTTCTCGATCTCCGGTCGCGGTACTGTTGTGACTGGTCGTGTTGAGCGCGGTATCGTCAAGGTTCAGGATCCACTGGAAATCGTTGGTCTGCGTGACACTACCGTCACCACCTGCACCGGTGTTGAAATGTTCCGTAAGCTGCTCGACGAAGGTCGTGCTGGCGAGAACTGCGGCGTTCTGCTGCGTGGTACCAAGCGTGACGACGTTGAGCGTGGCCAGGTTCTGGTCAAGCCAGGCACCGTCAAGCCGCACACTCAGTTTGAAGCTGAAATCTACGTGTTGAGCAAAGAAGAAGGCGGCCGTCATACTCCGTTCTTCAAAGGCTACCGTCCACAGTTCTACTTCCGTACTACCGACGTAACCGGTAGCTGCGAACTGCCGGAAGGCGTTGAGATGGTTATGCCAGGTGATAACGTTAAAGTTTCCGTTACCCTGATCAAGCCAATTGCAATGGAAGACGGTCTGCGTTTCGCTATCCGTGAAGGCGGTCGTACCGTCGGCGCTGGCGTCGTGGCCAAAATCATCGCGTAA
- the rplB gene encoding 50S ribosomal protein L2, translating to MAIVKCKPTSPGRRFVVKVVNQELHKGAPHAPLLEKKSKTGGRNNNGRITTRHIGGGHKQHYRLVDFRRNDKDGIAATVERIEYDPNRTAHIALLLYADGERRYIIAPKGVSAGDQLIAGALAPIKPGNALQLRNIPVGSTVHGIELKPGKGAQIARSAGASAQLIAREGVYVTLRLRSGEMRKVLSECRATLGEVSNSEHSLRSLGKAGAKRWRGVRPTVRGVAMNPVDHPHGGGEGRTSGGRHPVSPWGFPTKGAKTRGNKRTDKMIVRRRK from the coding sequence ATGGCAATCGTTAAATGCAAACCGACTTCCCCTGGCCGCCGTTTTGTGGTCAAGGTGGTCAATCAGGAGCTGCATAAAGGCGCTCCTCACGCACCGCTGCTCGAGAAAAAATCGAAGACTGGTGGTCGTAACAACAATGGTCGTATTACTACCCGTCATATCGGTGGTGGCCATAAGCAGCATTATCGTCTGGTCGATTTCCGTCGCAACGACAAGGATGGCATCGCTGCCACCGTCGAGCGTATCGAATACGATCCAAACCGTACTGCTCACATTGCTCTGCTGCTTTACGCAGACGGCGAGCGCCGCTACATCATCGCCCCTAAAGGCGTGAGTGCTGGCGACCAGCTGATTGCAGGTGCTTTGGCACCAATCAAGCCGGGCAACGCTCTTCAACTGCGTAACATTCCAGTTGGTAGCACCGTACACGGCATCGAATTGAAGCCAGGTAAAGGCGCACAGATCGCACGTTCCGCTGGTGCTTCTGCACAGCTGATCGCTCGTGAAGGTGTGTACGTAACCCTGCGTCTTCGCTCCGGTGAAATGCGTAAAGTACTGTCTGAATGCCGTGCAACGCTGGGCGAAGTCTCGAACTCCGAGCACAGCCTTCGTTCGCTGGGTAAAGCTGGTGCCAAACGCTGGCGTGGCGTTCGCCCAACCGTTCGTGGTGTTGCCATGAACCCGGTTGACCACCCACATGGTGGTGGTGAAGGTCGTACCTCTGGTGGTCGTCATCCGGTATCGCCGTGGGGCTTCCCGACTAAGGGCGCGAAGACTCGTGGTAATAAGCGTACCGACAAAATGATCGTCCGTCGTCGCAAGTAA
- the rplW gene encoding 50S ribosomal protein L23 encodes MNQERVFKVLLGPHVSEKATVLADKKGQFVFKVATDATKLEIKKAVESLFSVKVERVTTLNVLGKSKRTARGLGKRNDWKKAVISLQPGQDLDFSSSAE; translated from the coding sequence ATGAACCAGGAACGCGTATTTAAAGTTCTGCTTGGCCCGCACGTTTCCGAAAAGGCTACGGTTCTTGCAGACAAAAAAGGTCAGTTCGTTTTCAAGGTTGCTACTGACGCAACCAAGCTGGAAATCAAGAAGGCCGTCGAAAGCCTGTTCAGCGTGAAAGTAGAGCGTGTTACTACCCTGAATGTTCTGGGTAAGAGCAAGCGCACTGCTCGCGGTCTGGGCAAGCGTAATGACTGGAAGAAGGCAGTTATCTCCCTTCAGCCAGGCCAAGATCTCGATTTCAGCAGCAGTGCTGAGTAA
- the rplD gene encoding 50S ribosomal protein L4 has product MQLNVNDAQAIEVSELTFGGEFNETLVHQAVVAYMAGGRQGSKQQKTRSDVRGGGKRPWRQKGTGRARAGTIRSPIWRGGGTTFAARPQDHTQKLNKKMYRAALRSILAELVRTDRLVVVQDFAVEAPKTKDLLNKLTGMGLTDVLIVSDAVDQNLYLAARNLPHVDVRDVQGSDPVSLIAYDKVLITVSAVKKFEELLG; this is encoded by the coding sequence ATGCAATTAAATGTAAATGACGCTCAGGCAATCGAAGTTTCCGAACTGACATTTGGCGGCGAATTCAACGAGACGCTGGTTCACCAGGCAGTCGTGGCCTACATGGCTGGCGGTCGTCAGGGTAGCAAGCAGCAGAAGACCCGTTCCGACGTTCGTGGTGGCGGTAAGCGCCCTTGGCGTCAGAAAGGTACTGGCCGTGCTCGTGCCGGTACTATCCGTAGCCCAATCTGGCGTGGCGGCGGTACCACTTTCGCGGCTCGTCCTCAGGATCACACTCAGAAGCTCAACAAGAAGATGTATCGCGCAGCACTGCGCTCCATCCTTGCTGAACTGGTTCGTACTGATCGTCTGGTCGTGGTTCAGGACTTCGCTGTTGAAGCACCGAAAACCAAAGATCTGCTGAACAAGCTGACTGGCATGGGCCTGACTGACGTCCTGATCGTGTCTGACGCTGTTGACCAGAATCTGTACCTGGCTGCTCGTAACCTGCCACACGTCGATGTACGTGATGTTCAAGGTTCCGATCCAGTTAGTCTGATCGCATACGACAAAGTGTTGATCACTGTGTCGGCCGTGAAGAAATTCGAGGAGCTGCTGGGATGA